GAAGCAGGGACCGGCCGGGTTCAACTATAATACCATGTGAGTTCATACCGTCTCGTTCGTAGGGCAGCTTTGCTGATGGCTTTTAGACAAGTATGGCATGTTGGATTGGACGAATGGAGACGTGTTACTCTTCCAGGACCGTTTGTGAGATGTTTCGTCGAAGGAGAGCGAGCGGCTTTTGTCACAAGACAAGGCCTAGTGATagcttggtcttggaaagACGGAGCGTTTGAAGTAGATTTATCTGATGAAATGGGTAGGCCACCCGAGGACTATGAGCGTGGTAGGGGTCTTCCTGGTGTGATATTACACCCGGATAAAGCAGATATATTATATGTCGCGTCGATATTTCGATCCAAACTGAAAAGCAAGTACCCCGATGCCCTTCTTAAGAGGGCTTCCATACTGACAATAAGGCTCAGGTACTGGCATCTTCTCGACTCCGCACTCACAACGACGACGCTTCTTAATGTCTGTCGTGAAATACGAGAGCGGCAACCCCGTCAAGAAGTTTCAACAACTTATCAATGACGATTCACTGAGCAACACACACCACGACTCCATATACATCCCATTTAGAATCACACTACTATGCTCCAAGATGGGTCCAAATGGACTCTACAATCTTGGCAAACTCCTCACAGCGAGCTACGACGTCGACTCTCCACGGGTCGTAGAACTTGCGGCGGCAGGGTTTAACATATACAAAGAATCATTCATTCAGCGAAAGTTCATAAAGTCCATTGGCAATGGCGTAATCGACCGGCCTCAGTTCCATTTTGAACCGTCGGTATGGGGTTTATGCGACCACGAGGAACTCCTCACCACTTGGTCGGAGGGACATGCTTCAACCCCACGATGGGTATCTCTGGATTCCGCAGATCGACGACTGGATGGTGCGACATCGGCAGCGGATGACGTTTCATTGTATCTTAAAGAGTTGAACAAGTGTGTGCCTGTCTCTGAACCGTGTCGGATTTATGGAGATGATGACTTCCAGGTACACGTCACAACGCATGGGATTTTAGTTTGGTCATTTACAGAGGAAACGCGGTTGCCTGCCATGGATGGTCCGTCAGAGTTAGATGACGTGGGAGGTGACCCATCATGGTTGGATGAGCCTGTTTTGGCGGTGGATTTGAGGCCATTTGCAGGGTAATGTGCGCTGGATGACCTTTGAGTGATTGTTCCATGTTGTATTCATTGAAGCAGCGAGGTGGAGTTCAAAGTCTCAGCGAACAAGGCCATGAAACTTATTCCCGCTTGCGAGGTTCGATTGTTGTCCCATGCTTAGTTGCAGAATCCGTGGTACAGTCAGTAACCACTTGGCGGTGGAAAAAGCCGCActcgtttcttcttttcacACGTGTGTCAAATAGTTGCCGAGCGAATTGAAGGTCCTCGCTTTCAGCAACATCAATAAGGCTCTATCCGTGGGACGAGGCCCGTGATTTTGCTGGCATGTCGATCAGATGTCGGTATGTTGGTTCAGGATTCACCAGATTTTACAGGTTCGTCTATAAGTTTCAGGTTCTCGGATACAGCATCGACCAGGTCCAATGGCTCCTCCATCTGTCGTCACAGCCGAGAACAATATGCCAGATCTCAGATCAGCAACCTGACGACAGTGGTGGCGATGTAGTGGCTCTTGGCTGGTCAAGTGCTGCGCCACCCCGCTGTGACGGGATGCAAATGAGAACATAGACGACAAATGGCCTCAAATGGATATAAAATAAACGGCAAGTAAACAATTCATTGCGGCAGGGGATTCCTTCTGGCAGTGCCCCTATGATGGCGCTGGGAGGTCCCCGCGGGTTCAAGTCCCAGTCTACATTCGCATCAGGAGGGGTAACTGGCGGAAGGACTCGCTGACTAATCATTTCGGCGACTCAAAATGTTGGAAGCAGAGGATTTCATTCAACAGCACTACATGTACCTGCTGGAACGCACAGCACGGACACAACCTTGACCAATGCGGCCGCTTTCATCAGAACAGGACGAAAATGCGACGCCCCCAGATAGGCTGATCAACAGCTCCGATGGACGAGCATATTGGGAAAATGTCAAAGGGGATGTCAATGGGATGCTCGGTGGCTTCTCATCCATCAGCAGAATTGATCTTCAAGGGTCACGCACCTTCTTGGCGAGATTCGGTATTGGTACCAAGAATGATCGTCAAACACTCACCAACACACTTGAGGGAGGCGCAGGGTAAGTATGACAGCTGTTGGCTCCTCAATTCGTGTCCAGTAAAAGCTACAAGCTTCTGACTCGATCGGGCAGGATTGGGAGAGTCACAGAGGGCTTACTTATTCCCGTTTCTAAGAATGTCGACATAGTTGAGCCCATTTCAAAGTTTACAAGATCGCTGCAAGGGAAACAGGGAATCCGAAACATTTTCAACGTCGGGTTGGAAGATTGGCAACCCGACGGTGGTTGCGAATATGACCTCATCTGGGTGCAATGGTGCCTTGGACACCTCACCGATGAGCAGATTGTGCGATTCTTGACGGTCAGCAAGGCAGTTTTGAAGCCTACCACCGGCTTGATTGTTGTGAAGGAGAATAATACAACTACCAATGGAGCCGACCATTTTGATGAGACAGATAGCAGCGTCACAAGGCAAGTTGTCCTACCAGGCCACGAATGATGGCCACGAGGCTTTTCGGAATGCACAGGCCTAACAGACAAATATAGGCAAGATAGCAGCTATCTCAGACTCTTTGAGGAGGCAGGTTTAGCTGTCGTCAGAACTGAGCTGCAGAGGGGGCTGCCGGAGCGTGGATCTCAACGGCTTCTCCCAGTAAAAATGTACGCTTTGCGCCCGAAAGATGGGCACTGAGAACTTGGCGTACGTTTTGATCTGAACATGTATCTTGGTCATTGGCGGGAGCAAGATGTGTTTGGCGGCCTGCTTGCGCGCTAGATACACGAATGCGACAAGCTGCGTCTACTCCGGGATCAAATGGCCATGCAATGGAATAGAGGCAACATCCCAAGGAGGTGACGGCAACATGGAATTTATGATACAAAACGACGAGCAGGTCGAAATGCAACATCTCAGCTGAGGAACTTGCGTCTTTGGAAGCCCGCAAAGGTTTGTATCAGAATAACGCTCATCCCTGATAGAGCCCTCAAGCTGTCGTCTAGATAGCCACGGTTATACGTATATAAAGCTCACAGCTGCAAAATCCGGTGATGCTTTTCGTGAGTGTAGAGCCAAGCAGCAGTGTCATACGTGACATGGGGATACTTCAACAGCCATATAAAATAGTACGTGGCCTCAAGTACCTGCCGATATCGGGCTTCTCATTGGCTCAAAGCCCCCGCAAGTGACGCGATCACATTGCGCATCTTCCGAAACGTGCCTGCTTTAGGTAGGTCGATAACGACCAATATTCCAAAGTTCCATCTGGTCcatgactccatgtccattctCCATGTTCGTCCGCGGACTGGACCTTGTCATCCCGTCATTCATAATCGCcttcccatcccatccatcctcgTCTCTTTACTCTTTGTGCTCACTTTCACTTGCTTCCAACCCGTTCGGCATGACCGTCTAGCATCCACGACGCACCGTTGACGTACTCAAGGCCGTCTAGCAAGCAGTTCGGCTGGCAGTCTCCGTGACGATGCCcacatcctcgtcttccGACGATCGTACTCTCGTCACTCCAACCGACACGACGACCACCGCCCAAGTCATAGACAGTGAAGCGTCGTCGACGTTTAGCGCAtacgatgacgacgagagCTTCGAGCAGGACTCGGCACAGCGCCGGCGCCTAATACGCCAGAAACAAGTCGTCCGCATCACATCTCTGGTATTCGCTACCCTGGCGGCTCTCTGCGCCGGTTCCATCGTCGTCTTTTCCCTGTACGCCCCGCGATTCCAGTCCCGTCTGCGATACACACAGTTTCAGGTCAATGGCGTTGCCATCGCCGGCTCTGTGGCCCTCTACCTGCCCATATCCATCATGGGATATGTGTGCGACCGTGTCGGGGTCGCACCGCTGTCGCTCTTGTCGGCCATCCTATTTGGTACGGGATATGGCACCGCTGCTGCCATCTATCGAAAGCTCGATATCGAATACAATGTGCTAGGGAAGCCGCATGGTGTGGGCAACGAGTGGTCGTACCCAGCCATGATGTTTGCCTTTGTGTGTGTCGGCTCGGCAACCTGCGCGATGTACATTGCCTCAGTGTCAACCTGTGCAAAGAACTTTGGCAAGGGCAAGTACAGGGGATTGGCTCTGGCGATGCCCATTACAGGTTTTGGCTTGAGCGGCATGTGGTTGAGTCAATTCGGCAGTCGGTTCTTGTATGAAACGAAGCCCGACGGATCCAAAGGGGAGGTCGATGTATTCCGCTTCTTCGTCtttttggctgttttgcTCTTCATCATGGGTATCCTGGGCACGTTTTTGCTCCGTGTGGTGGATGAACAAGACCTCATTGAGGAAGCTATTGAGGAACTCGAAACAAGTGGTCTCCTGGATGGCAGCTCGTTGATTAGTCGCACACGATCGCGAGGATACGGATCGGCCGGTCCCATAGTAGACCAAGGAAATATGGAATCCAGCAGCTTGATAGATCCGtccaaggacgaagacgcgcaatggaagaagaactgGGTGCTGAATGCAGAGACGCGGCAGTTCCTCAGCGACCACACCATGTGGCCGTTTGCCCTCGCCTTTCTACTCATGATTGGGCCGGCCGAAgcattcatcaacaaccttggaacCGTCATCGGCACATTGACACCTCCTTCAACGGAGGGCTTTGGCGAAACAACCTCGGCCGCTACCCACGTCTCGATTTTCGGCGTCACGAGCACCATTGCCCGACTATTGATCGGCACTCTTACCGATCTGCTTGCTCCCGCTCCCGAAACACAACATATCCAACTGTCTTCTTCGTATCACAGCAGTCACCGATCGACTGCCCTCCAGCGCTTCAGCATCTCCCGTGTCGCATTCGTCCTCTTTTTCGCCGTTCTCATGTCTATCGGCTTCATATTTCTGGCCTCTGGCGCAGTTCAAAACCATGC
The genomic region above belongs to Pochonia chlamydosporia 170 chromosome 2, whole genome shotgun sequence and contains:
- a CDS encoding cyclin-like F-box (similar to Metarhizium robertsii ARSEF 23 XP_007825577.1), with product MDPTADEHRQSVGRTNVDAFLATLSPWDLLYLRDKFRNGKIPIVGLAGLPDLPAEILSLIVTQLALDDIVSCRLVSRAWHSSWTQGAVITAISHFFFPGLVEKHKQLNDSKSPQDLVQLCMAKSLRRRHARPLRTSFIFWMERGCPVFKPRVEQERQRPNWLRRFYYSMGPPVFYYEGRLVWQVSDVDVVIDDLRTCERRYCNLTEMHLRGQKLVLQGMSRDMLVFIVKQGPAGFNYNTIQVWHVGLDEWRRVTLPGPFVRCFVEGERAAFVTRQGLVIAWSWKDGAFEVDLSDEMGRPPEDYERGTGIFSTPHSQRRRFLMSVVKYESGNPVKKFQQLINDDSLSNTHHDSIYIPFRITLLCSKMGPNGLYNLGKLLTASYDVDSPRVVELAAAGFNIYKESFIQRKFIKSIGNGVIDRPQFHFEPSVWGLCDHEELLTTWSEGHASTPRWVSLDSADRRLDGATSAADDVSLYLKELNKCVPVSEPCRIYGDDDFQVHVTTHGILVWSFTEETRLPAMDGPSELDDVGGDPSWLDEPVLAVDLRPFAG
- a CDS encoding MFS monocarboxylic acid transporter (similar to Cordyceps militaris CM01 XP_006667345.1), whose translation is MPTSSSSDDRTLVTPTDTTTTAQVIDSEASSTFSAYDDDESFEQDSAQRRRLIRQKQVVRITSLVFATLAALCAGSIVVFSLYAPRFQSRLRYTQFQVNGVAIAGSVALYLPISIMGYVCDRVGVAPLSLLSAILFGTGYGTAAAIYRKLDIEYNVLGKPHGVGNEWSYPAMMFAFVCVGSATCAMYIASVSTCAKNFGKGKYRGLALAMPITGFGLSGMWLSQFGSRFLYETKPDGSKGEVDVFRFFVFLAVLLFIMGILGTFLLRVVDEQDLIEEAIEELETSGLLDGSSLISRTRSRGYGSAGPIVDQGNMESSSLIDPSKDEDAQWKKNWVLNAETRQFLSDHTMWPFALAFLLMIGPAEAFINNLGTVIGTLTPPSTEGFGETTSAATHVSIFGVTSTIARLLIGTLTDLLAPAPETQHIQLSSSYHSSHRSTALQRFSISRVAFVLFFAVLMSIGFIFLASGAVQNHADRFWVVSGLVGAGYGAIFSLAPLIVTIIWGVENFATNFGIIAMLPALGSTFWGLIYSGIYQAGAKGSSTSSGGGDDDDLFCYGKHCYAATFWAEGICVWVACLLVLFAWKGKGGWKQRGIVI